Genomic segment of Parcubacteria group bacterium:
GAGCAGGTCTAAATCGGCAAAGGGTATGGCGTCCAAATCTCTCGGCCGGTCGCCTTCATAAAGAAAGCGGTAGCATCCGTGAATTTCACCGACGTAATAAGGCGCCAATTTTCCGGAGTTGATGGCATTCGCAAATCCCATTTCTTTGATGATTTTGGCGTCGTAAGCGATTTTTATAATCACATCATCGCCTTCGGAACGGGCAACGCCGTCAAGTTCGGGAATATAATTAAATAATCCCGCTTTTAGCTCGGTTGCCAGACCGTTTCCAGAAACCAAAAAGACATTAGGCAGAAGCTCGCGAATCATTTTTGCGACTTTTTCCTGCCAGCGCAGAGTGGTGATTTTTCCTGAAAAGCCGACAAGGTCAGGTTCTCCGTGGACTTCAAAGTGTTTTTTAATAAGCTCAAACACTTCCGGTTCTGTAAGATGGCGGCCGTTTACAAGACCGCGTTTTTGCGCCAGTTCGTCTTTTACGCGATAGCCGTTTAAATCAATTACGGTGGCGTTGATGCCATAGTTTTTGCGCAGATTAGTCGCGAGAAGAAGGGGGCCCTGGGGAGTATTATTTGGCACCGCCGTTTCACGAAGCGGCATATTAATAAATACGGCATTAAGATTTCTCAAATCAGCCGGTTTAATATCTTTAACAACATCCGCGGGGTGGATACTATTCATGGTTTTCCTCCGTTTTATTAATGAACTTTAAACGCGTTTATAATTAAACGCCGATTGGTTCGGATAATAACATTTAAATTTAATTTTGACAAGATTTAAATTTTGTGTTAGATATTTAATGCTAAAACAGCTTTGACCTTTGAAAACTAAAAATCGGAGGAACAAAAAATGAAAAAAATCGGATTCGCTGGTTTGGGGATTATGGGTTCTCGTATGGCAAAGCGGTTGATCGCCGCCGGTTACGATTTGACAGTTTATAATCGCACGATAGAAAAAACCGATAAATTAATCAGTCTCGGAGCGCAGTTTGCCGCAAATCCGCGGCAACTTGCCGAGAATTCTGATGTGATTATTACAATGGTAAGCGATGATCCCGCCCTTTGCGCGGTTACGGAAGGTGGATCAGGCGCGTTTGCCGGCGCTCGGCTTAATACGGTTTTTATTGACTGCAGCACGATTTCGGTTAAGACAACTAAAAATTTAGCTCGGCAGGCCCAAGATTTTGGATTTAATTGGCTGGACGCGCCGGTGCTTGGCGGTCCCGCGGCGGCCGAAGCCGGCGAATTGCCTTTTGTTGTTGGCGGATCCCAAAATATTTTAGAGCTGAATGCTGATATTTTTAACGTTCTTGGCAAAAGAGTTGTTTGGATGGGTGAAAATGGCATGGGCCAAGCCGCTAAAATTGTTCATAATCTGACCTGTGGCGTGTCGCTGGCAGTTTTTAGCGAAGCAATCATGCTTGGCGAAAAATTCGGTTTGACCAGAAAACAAGTATTGGAAACTCTTTTGAACGGAGGAGTGGCAAGCCCTCTTTTGAAAGCTAAGGCCGCCAAACTTGAACAAAATAACTTTGAGCCGGCTTTCGCGCTGGCAATGATGGGAAAAGATTTGATGTTGGCGCGTAATGCCGCCAAAGAATTCGGGCTAATGCTTCCGGTACTTTCCGATACCGAATGGCTTTACGCGATAGCAAAAGCCTATGGTTTTGGTGGGTTGGATTCATCCGCAGTCATTAAGGCGCTTGAGATTTTGGCGAAAGGAGTCGCGCATGACTGATGCCGTGATCAGAATTATCCCTCAATCAGAGTTTAGCCGCGTTTGGCAATCGGTTGGCGGTTTATATGAAAAACTTTACGTGATTGCCGATATGTGCCGCTTAAATACGCTTTCGACGGTAAAACGTGCCGGTTCCGGCCATCTCGGTTCAAGCTTTAGTGCTATGGATATTGTTGTTTGGCTCTACTATCGTGAGATGAATATTGATCAAGCTGACTTCGATAATCCGGATCGAGACATCTATTTTTCGTCTAAAGGCCATGATGTGCCCGGTTTATATTCGGTGCTTTTTTCGCTCGGAGAGATTTCCGAAAATCTTTTCTTAAAACTGCGGCGTCTTGGTGGTCTTAATG
This window contains:
- a CDS encoding NAD(P)-dependent oxidoreductase; amino-acid sequence: MKKIGFAGLGIMGSRMAKRLIAAGYDLTVYNRTIEKTDKLISLGAQFAANPRQLAENSDVIITMVSDDPALCAVTEGGSGAFAGARLNTVFIDCSTISVKTTKNLARQAQDFGFNWLDAPVLGGPAAAEAGELPFVVGGSQNILELNADIFNVLGKRVVWMGENGMGQAAKIVHNLTCGVSLAVFSEAIMLGEKFGLTRKQVLETLLNGGVASPLLKAKAAKLEQNNFEPAFALAMMGKDLMLARNAAKEFGLMLPVLSDTEWLYAIAKAYGFGGLDSSAVIKALEILAKGVAHD